The region CGAAGCGGGTTCAGCAATTGCTTGATATTGTGAAGTTGCTCAATCGGAATATTCGCGGTCGTCGTGAAAACTTGTCCCCACTATTCGTCATCGGCGGAGTATATGATGTAGCAAATCCGTTTTTCCTTGGGAAAATTCGCTTGGCCTCTTCGCCACGAGGATGGGAAATTGAAGTTGCCCCTATCGCTGATACCATGGCGCAAACGTTCGCAGGCAGGCCAGTTGCTGACGAGACGCGCATCGGTTTAGTAAGCGGCATATTTGCTAATGAAGATGAATTTGCACAACGATTTGCAGAGAAGACTGGATCAGTGGAGCAGTTTTTCCGCCATATTGCTGAACAAGTTCAAACATACTACGGTGAATGATAATGAAGGCGTTGCGTTTAAAACTATTTCAAGAGACAGCGTGCTATAAAAAACCGTTCGCTTCCAAGGTGGCGGAAACATATCCGCTTCCGCCTTATTCTACAGTTAAAGGAATGATTCACGCGTTGCTTCGCGCGGATCGTTTCATCCCCATGCGCCTAAGCGTTCAAGGGGAGTATGAGGCGAAACTGCTCGACTATCAGCGGCATTACTTTTTTAAAAAACGTGATGTCGCTGCTTTTCCACTGATCCTTGATGGGATTCAGGATGAGTCGTTTTCGTACGATGCTAACGAAATTACGACAATGCCCATTTATACACATTTGTTGTACCGAGTTGATTTGTTGATTCACGTTGAGGCAGAAAAAGAAGTTCTTGAACGGGTAATACATGCCATCGAAACTGGCGAAAACCATTATAGCTTAGGTAGATGGGAAGATTTGGTCCGAATTGATGAGTATAAAATAGTTCAGGTAGATGAATTGGATGAAGAGAAAGATTTACGCTATTACGCTTACATTCCCCATCATTTGCTCGATATAGACATAAAGCATATCCCATATGAACTCCCTTGGAAATACGAAGTCGTGAACGGAGTGAGAAAATGGGAGAAAGTCAATGTGGGATACGTGCGAAAAGGGACGACAGCTCCAGAGGGAGCGTGTATTGATGAAGACGGGGAGCTCGTATTTTTCCATTTATAGAATGGGAGGAAATCAAACGGTCATGTTTTATGCAAAGTCCGAAACGAAAGAGACGATCCGTGAACATACGGATCGTCTTCTTGATAATTGGCGATTACTAAAGGACAGTTATGGAGACCGATTGATTCGTGTCAATGAAAGAATGTGGGAATTGCTTCGATTAGCGATCGAGTATCATGACATCGGGAAAGCGAACACGGTGTTTCAAAACAAAATCCGCCGTGCCATTCAAGAAGAACTGCTCGAAACCGATTGCGACGCCAATGTACCGCATAACTATTTGTCCGTCGGCCTTGTTCCATTTGATCAATTTAATTTGACGAAAGAAGAAAGACGACTGTTAACTCATGCCATCGGCTACCATCATGAGCGGGACAAACTTCCTGACAAGGAAGCGATTCGTCATGTATTAGAAAGTGATTTATATGTGCAAAGGGAAGCGATTGCAAAACATATGAATCTGCCTTTGGTGGAGAAGCTATCCTTTCGATTTGTCGATCGTTTATTGCGTCGATACACTATCCATGACGGAGAACCATTTTGGGATTATGTGTTGCTAAAAGGTCTTCTTCAGCGAATCGACCATGCAGCCTCGGCACACCTTCCCGTCGAGTCCGACATTCATCAAAATGTTGGCGTCTATGTACGGCGGTATATGGAGAATAAGTCATTTCATCTAAATGGCCTACAGCGTTTTACAGCAAGTCATACTCATAAAAATGTGATTGTGATTGCGCAAACAGGTATGGGAAAAACGGAATCTGCCTTATTGTGGATCGATCGAGATAAGGCCTTTTTCACCTTGCCTCTTCGCGTCAGTATTAATGCAATTTACGAACGGATTCGGTATCAAATGGGGTACGAAGCTGCGGGCCTTTTACATTCCACGAGCGCCTTCTATTTAGCAGAACGAGAAGAAGAAAATTGGGAGGCGATTAAGCAACAGTCGCAACAGCTGTCCATGAAACTGCTTTTCACGACTGTTGACCAAATTTTAAAATTTCCTTTTTATTACAGAGGGTTTGAAAAAGAACTAGCAAGCATGGCAAATGCTAAAGTGGTGATCGATGAAATCCAAGCGTATGATCCAAAAATTGCTGCGATGTTGATTAAGTCATTAGAAATGATTAAAAAAGTAGGCGGTCGATTCATGATTATGACAGCTACATTGCCAACTTTATATTTGGATGAACTCAAGCGCCGAAGCATCATCGATGAAGAAGACACTGTTTTCGGCGAATTTATTGACAGCCAGAATCACCGCCACCGCATTCAGCTCCATGATCAGGAAATAACAGAAGGAATAGAGGACTTTGTCAGAATGGCGCGTTCATCCCAAGTGTTAGTCATTGTGAATACAGTTCGTCGGGCGATGGAACTGTATGAACGGTTATCCGAAATGGCCAGCGATGTACCTGTTCATTTG is a window of Geobacillus kaustophilus DNA encoding:
- the cas5b gene encoding type I-B CRISPR-associated protein Cas5b, translated to MKALRLKLFQETACYKKPFASKVAETYPLPPYSTVKGMIHALLRADRFIPMRLSVQGEYEAKLLDYQRHYFFKKRDVAAFPLILDGIQDESFSYDANEITTMPIYTHLLYRVDLLIHVEAEKEVLERVIHAIETGENHYSLGRWEDLVRIDEYKIVQVDELDEEKDLRYYAYIPHHLLDIDIKHIPYELPWKYEVVNGVRKWEKVNVGYVRKGTTAPEGACIDEDGELVFFHL
- the cas3 gene encoding CRISPR-associated helicase Cas3' → MFYAKSETKETIREHTDRLLDNWRLLKDSYGDRLIRVNERMWELLRLAIEYHDIGKANTVFQNKIRRAIQEELLETDCDANVPHNYLSVGLVPFDQFNLTKEERRLLTHAIGYHHERDKLPDKEAIRHVLESDLYVQREAIAKHMNLPLVEKLSFRFVDRLLRRYTIHDGEPFWDYVLLKGLLQRIDHAASAHLPVESDIHQNVGVYVRRYMENKSFHLNGLQRFTASHTHKNVIVIAQTGMGKTESALLWIDRDKAFFTLPLRVSINAIYERIRYQMGYEAAGLLHSTSAFYLAEREEENWEAIKQQSQQLSMKLLFTTVDQILKFPFYYRGFEKELASMANAKVVIDEIQAYDPKIAAMLIKSLEMIKKVGGRFMIMTATLPTLYLDELKRRSIIDEEDTVFGEFIDSQNHRHRIQLHDQEITEGIEDFVRMARSSQVLVIVNTVRRAMELYERLSEMASDVPVHLLHSQFTQEDRQWLERQIKEFNEAKTNGVWITTQLVEASIDIDFDYLFTEMSPLDSLFQRLGRCYRRRVIQGEQCNIHIFTQNVSGVPSVYDEHLVRESICLLKDYEGKILDERAKIELVAKLYERERLKGTSFLREFEDALSMFDHLDPYEMSKKEAQRKLRDIQTVPIIPRRIYDEIAHVIDECRRCRDWRERIHLRMEIEKKTISVHRFLAEKCVSERLSKPFDHIYIADVEYDFDREKGKGTGIRFDASLSVFY